In the Hyalangium ruber genome, one interval contains:
- a CDS encoding cupin-like domain-containing protein, with translation MLAQPATGFPEQVLALQELIRGGFERHHTHRGVCAFRFPHDARLDFSAHLEPGQIRFTPGAAEGANAALTLQASALEAITSLGGQIDFRDPRLAEALKAEGENELYLQVVHSWQRPSAWALGVLARAEETSRRRTRTIERLERLAAPSEAEVLERIRAGIPFIVTGLEPTRLVGMTIAEFGKTFGQARLALPGAPEPVSLAALLERISQKSGGPLYTLGTDLPEDLVPHFPPAYFADQVHPPQIWFGAGKNPSEPVTPIHRDLGTGFLQQVYGRKRLTLFAPHEAPCVYPRAAFLNYQACWVAPHAVDLQHFPRFAEAHPVEAVLEPGELFIQPPGWFHQVYSLDEVTLSVSHFLYEGL, from the coding sequence ATGCTTGCCCAGCCAGCCACGGGCTTCCCGGAACAGGTCCTCGCACTGCAGGAGTTGATCCGAGGAGGGTTCGAGCGCCACCACACCCACCGAGGCGTCTGCGCCTTCCGCTTCCCCCATGACGCGCGCCTGGACTTCTCCGCCCACCTCGAACCGGGCCAGATCCGGTTCACGCCGGGGGCCGCCGAGGGGGCGAATGCGGCGTTGACGCTCCAGGCCTCGGCGCTCGAGGCCATCACGTCGCTGGGGGGGCAGATCGACTTTCGAGACCCGCGGCTGGCCGAGGCGCTGAAGGCGGAGGGCGAGAACGAGCTCTACCTCCAGGTGGTGCACAGCTGGCAGCGGCCCTCGGCCTGGGCACTCGGGGTGCTCGCGAGGGCCGAGGAGACCTCGCGGCGGCGGACGCGGACGATCGAGCGGTTGGAGCGGCTCGCGGCTCCGTCCGAAGCCGAGGTGCTGGAGCGGATCCGTGCCGGCATCCCGTTCATCGTGACGGGCCTGGAGCCCACGCGCCTGGTGGGCATGACGATCGCGGAGTTCGGGAAGACGTTCGGACAGGCTCGGCTCGCGCTGCCCGGAGCGCCCGAGCCAGTCTCGCTGGCCGCACTCCTGGAGCGGATCTCCCAGAAGAGCGGGGGCCCGCTCTACACGTTGGGGACGGATCTGCCCGAGGATCTGGTGCCTCATTTTCCGCCGGCGTACTTCGCGGACCAGGTCCACCCTCCGCAGATCTGGTTCGGAGCGGGGAAGAACCCGAGCGAGCCGGTGACGCCGATCCATCGCGATCTCGGCACGGGGTTCCTCCAGCAGGTGTATGGCCGCAAGCGCCTCACGCTGTTCGCGCCGCATGAGGCGCCGTGCGTCTATCCCCGGGCCGCGTTCCTGAACTACCAGGCCTGCTGGGTGGCGCCGCATGCGGTGGATCTCCAGCACTTCCCGAGGTTCGCCGAGGCGCACCCGGTGGAGGCGGTCCTGGAGCCGGGCGAGCTGTTCATCCAGCCGCCCGGCTGGTTCCATCAGGTGTACTCGCTGGACGAGGTGACGCTCTCGGTCAGCCACTTCCTCTACGAAGGCCTCTAG